The genomic DNA GCCGCCTACGCCGCCGCCGCCGCGGCGTTCGAGCAGTGGAGCGGGCTCACCCCCGGCGAGCGCGCCAACCTGCTGCTCAAGGTGGCCGACGCCATCGACGCGCGGGCCGAGGAACTGAACGAGGCCGAGTGCCGCAACACCGGCAAGCCCCGGGCCCGGATGGCCGAGGACGAGACCCCGATCGCCGCCGACCACTTCCGGTTCTTCGCGGGCGCCGCGCGCACGCTGGAGGGCCCGACGTCGGCCGAGTTCCTCGCCGACCACACCTCGGTCGTCCGGCACGAGCCGATCGGCGTCGTGGGCCAGGTCACGCCCTGGAACTACCCCCTGATGATGGCGGTCTGGAAGATCGCCCCCGCGCTGGCCGCGGGCAACACCATCGTGCTCAAGCCCTCCGACACCACCCCGGTCTCCACGGTCAAGCTGGCCGAGATCATCGGGGGGATCCTGCCGAAGGGCGTCTTCAACGTCGTCGTCGGCGACCGCGAGACCGGCGCCCTGGTGGTGAGTCACCCGACCGCGCAGATGGTCGCGATCACCGGTTCGGTCGGGGCGGGCATGGCCGTGGCCAGGTCCGCGGCCGAGGACCTCAAGCGGGTCCACCTGGAGCTCGGCGGCAAGGCCCCCGTCGTCGTCTTCGACGACGTCAAGGACCTCAGGGCGGCCGCCGACGCCATCGCCACAGCGGGCCTCTACAACGCCGGCCAGGACTGCACCGCCGCCTGCCGCGTACTGGTCCACCAGGACGTCCACGACGAGTTCGTCGCCGCGCTCACCGAGGCGGCCGCGGGCACCGTGACCGGCGACCTGTCCAACGAGGACGCCCTGTACGGCCCGCTCAACAACGCCGCCCAGTTCGCCCGCGTCGCCGCCTTCTTCGACCGGGTGCCCGGCCACGCCAAGGTCCTGACCGGCGGGCACCAGGTGGGTGAGAAGGGCTACTTCTTCGCCCCCACCATCGTGGACGGCCTCCAGCAGGACGACGAGATGGTGCAGAACGAGGTCTTCGGGCCCGTCATCACCGTCCAGACCTTCTCCGACGAGGCCGACGCGGTGGCCAAGGCCAACGGCGTCAGGTACGGCCTGTCGAGTTCGGTGTGGACCTCCGATCACGGCAGGGCCATGCGGATGTCGAAGCGTCTCGATTTCGGGGTGGTATGGGTGAACACTCACATCCCATTCGTCTCGGAGATGCCGCACGGTGGCTTCAAGCACTCCGGTTACGGTAAAGATTTGTCCGTTTTCGGACTGCATGACTACCTTCGCGTTAAGCACGTCATGCATTACATCGGCGAATAGCCGCGAACAGAGGGATAAGCCTGGCATGACTGAAATTCAGGCGGGTCTGGAGGCGGCTGACGCCGGCTCCGACTCGCCCACCGTGCCCGCCATCGAACTCGGCGGAGTCGTCAAGGAATACCTCGCTCACGGAGAAGTCGTCCAGGCGGTCAGGGGAATCACCCTGACGATCGCCGAGGGGGAGTTCTTCTCCCTCCTCGGCCCCTCCGGCTGCGGCAAGACCACCACGATGCGCATGATCGCGGGGTTCGAGGATCCGTCGCGCGGCACGGTGTGGCTGCACGGCAAGGACGTGACCGACGTTCCGCCCAACAAGCGTGACGTGAACATGGTCTTCCAGTCGTACGCGCTGTTCCCCCACATGAACGTCTGGGAGAACGTCGCGTTCGGTCTCAGGCGCAAGAAGATCGCCGACGCGGAGATCAGACGCCGGGTCGGCGAGATGCTGGAGATCGTGGACCTCACCGGCCGCGAGAAGCGCCGTCCCCGGGAGCTGTCCGGCGGCCAGCAGCAGCGGGTGGCCCTGGCCCGCGCCCTGGTCAACAAGCCCCGCGCGCTCCTGCTGGACGAGCCGCTCGGCGCCCTCGACCTCAAGCTCCGCCAGGCCATGCAGATCGAGCTCAAGCGCATCCAGCGCGAGGTCGGCATCACCTTCGTCTACGTCACGCACGACCAGAACGAGGCGCTCACCATGAGCGACCGCATCGCCGTCATGAACGACGGCCGGGTCGAGCAGCTCGCCTCGCCCCGGGAGATCTACGAAAGCCCCGCCACCGCCTTCGTGGCGGGCTTCATCGGCACCTCCAACCTGCTCAACGGCACCGTGGACCGGATCGTCTCCGGCTCCGCCGTGCTCAAGCTGGGGGAACGGGGCCGTGTCCTGGTCGCGGGGGACGGCTTCCGGGTCGCCGAGCCGATCGCGGTCACCGTACGCCCCGAAAAGATCACGATCTCCGCGGAGGAGCCGACGGGCGACGTCAGCGTCGTGCCCGGTGTCGTCTCCGAGGTGGTCTACCTGGGCCTCTACAACAGCTACGCGGTCAGCCTGGCCGACGGCGCCGAGGTCACCGTGTTCCAGCAGAACGCGCTCGACAGCACGAGTACGGCGGAGCGTGGCGACGCCGTCTGGTTGTCGTGGCAGCCGCACCACTCGTACGCGATCGGAAGTTGAGTACCGCCATGCACCCCTCCCACGATCCGGCCTTCCTGCGGGGTATGACGCAGAGCCGTTCGGTCACCCGCCGTGACGCCTTCCGCCTGGCGGGTCTGTCCGCGGCCGGCCTTGCCCTGGCCGCCTGCGGTGTCCAGGGCAAGAAGGTCGCCGCGCCCAAGGCGGACGCCGTCGCCGACTACTGGTCCGCCAAGAAGAAGAACGGCACCCTGCGCTTCGCCAACTGGCCGCTCTACATCGACAAGGACGGCAAGAAATATCCGTCCCTGGAGATGTTCACCGCCGACACCGGCATCCAGGTGGCCTACCAGGAGGCCATCCAGGACAACGGCAGCTTCTTCGGCAAGATCCAGCCGCTGCTCGCCGCCGACAACGACATCGGCTTCGACCTGATGGTCCTGACCAACGGCCTCCAGCTGAGCAAGGCCATCGCACTGGGCTACCTGGTCCCGCTGGACCACTCCCAGCTGCCGAACTTCGCCGCCAACGCCGCCCCGAAGGTGAAGAACCCGACCTGGGACCCGAACAACGTGCACACCGTCCCGTGGACGGTCGGGCTGACCGGCATCGCCTACAACCCCAAGTACGTGGACGAGGTCACGAGCATCCAGGACCTCTGGAACCCCAAGTACAAGGGCAAGGTCGGCATGATGCTCGACACCCAGGAGGTCGCGAACTTCGGCCTGTTCTCCCTGGGCATCGACCCCGACAAGTCCACCGAGGCCGACTGGCGCAAGGCGGGGGACAAGCTCCGGCAGCAGCGTGACGCGGGGCTCGTGCGCAAGTACTACGAGAACGACTATGTCGACGCGCTCGTCCGGGGCGACGTGTGGATCACCATGGCCTGGTCCGGTGACATCTTCCAGCAGGTCGCCGAGGGCAAGGACCTCAGGTTCGTGGTGCCCGCGGAGGGCGGCACGATCTGGACCGACAACATGTGCATCCCCAAGACCGCGCAGAACCCGGTGGACGCCCTGACGCTGATGGACTACGTCTACCAGCCCAAGATCGCCACGATGCTGGTCGAGTACATCAACTACATCACCCCGGTGCCCGCCACCAAGGACCTGGTCCTCGCCGACGCCGCGAAGGCCAAGGGCGAGGACAGGGCGTCGCTGGAGCAGATCGCCAAGAGCCCGCTGATCTTCCCCTCCGCCGCCGACATGGCCAAGCTGCGGTCGTACAGGACCCTGACCACGGCCGAGGAGAAGGTCTTCGAATCCATCTTCCAGCCGATCACCCAGGGCTAGCAGGCTATGAAGCGTCTCGCCCCCTACCTGCTCATCCTGCCGGGCGGCCTCTGGCTGGCGATCTTCCTGGTGGTGCCGATGGTCTTCATGGCCTCGGTCTCCACCCAGGAGGGCGACATGGTGAACGGGTTCGTCCAGACGTTCAACTTCTCGGTGTACGGCGACGCCCTGGCGCTCTACCAGACGCAGTTCCTGCGCTCGGCCGGTTACGGTCTGGTCGCGACGGCCGTCTCCGTCGCGCTCGCCTATCCGATGGCCTACTGGATCGCCTTCAAGGGCGGCGCCCGCAAGTCCACCTACCTGCTGCTGGTGCTGCTGCCGTTCTTCGTGTCGTTCGTCCTGCGCACGGTGTCGTGGAAGTTCCTGCTCGCCGACGACGGCATGATCCTGGGGCCGTTGAAGGCGACGGGCCTGGTGCCCGACGACTTCCACGTGCTGCAGACGACGGTGGCGGTGATCGGCGGCCTGGTCTACAACTACCTGCCGTTCATGATCCTGCCGATCTACGTGGCGCTGGAGCGGGTGGACCCCCGGGTGGTCGAGGCCGCCCAGGATCTGTACGCGGCCAGGCGCCAGGCGTTCACCAAGGTCGTGCTCCCGCTCTCGCTGCCGGGCGTCTTCGCCGGAGTGCTGATGACGTTCGTGCCGATGACGGCGGACTACGTCAACGCCGGCATCCTCGGCGGCCCGGAGAACACGATGATCGGCAACATCATCCAGACTAAGTATCTCGTCAACAACGACTATCCGACCGCCGCCGCGCTGTCGTTCACGCTGATGGCGGCGATGCTGGTCGGCATCTTCGCCTACGCCAAGGTGCTCGGCACCGAGAACGTGCTGGAGGCGGCGGCCCGATGAGCACGATGACCCCCCAGAAGACGACGGCCCCCGCGACGCGGGTGCGCGGCGGGTCGCGGCTCGGCGACCGGGTGCTCAAGGTCTACGTCTGGCTCATCCTCGCCTGGCTGTTCCTGCCGATCGCGGTGATGATCGTGTTCGGCTTCAACGACACCCGGAGCAAGTCCAATGTGACCTGGCAGGGCTTCACCTTCAAATGGTGGGGCCGGCTGGGGGACTATCCCGAGCTGACCCTCGCGGTGCAGAACTCACTCCAGATCGCCGTGCTCTCCACGGTGATCACGACGGTGCTCGGCACCCTGATGGGCCTGGCCCTGGGGCGCTACCGGTTCCGCGGTCAGGGCGCGACCAATCTGGTGATGTTCGCCGCGATCGCCTCTCCGGAACTCGTCATGGGAGCCTCGCTGCTGTCGCTGTTCATCAGCGGCGGGGTGCAGACCGGTTTCGTGACCGTGGTCGTCGCGCACGTGCTGTTCTCCCTGTCGTTCGTGGCCATCACCGTGCGGGCCCGGGTGATCGGACTGGACCCGTCGATCGAGGAGGCGGCCCGGGACCTGGGCGCGTCCACCTGGGTGACGTTCTGGCGGGTGACGTTCCCGATGATCCTGCCCGGCGTCGTCGCGGGCGCGCTGCTGGCGTTCGCGCTCTCCATCGACGACTTCGTGATCACCCAGTTCACCAGCGGAGCCCTCCAGACGTTCCCGCTGTGGATCTGGGGCGCCACCCGTATCGGGGTGCCGCCTCAGGTCAACATCATCGGAACGCTTATATTCGCGATAGGCGTCGCGATCGCCGTGTTCAACACGGTGATCTCCCGCCGCCGCACCTAGCTGCCGTCAAGCCCCGTGCCGCCACCGGTGGCACGGGGCTTCGGTGTACTCGGATCCTCGGCAGAGAACAGGGAGGCGAGATCGGACTCAGGCGGGGGGAACCCGCGCGTGGTCTCCGTGACCACGCGATACACACAAAAAACTCTGACTCACCGTAGGGAAGTGAGATTTGTGGATCCGCTGAAGGCTCTTGCTGACGCGGAGCGCAAGCCGTACTGGCTCGACAGTCCGGCGAAACCCGAGCCGCTGCCGCGGCTCCCCGGAGACACGACCGCCGATCTGGCGGTGGTCGGCGGCGGCTTCTCAGGGCTGTGGGCCGCCCTGATGGCCAAGGAACGCGACCCGTCGCTCGACGTGGTCCTGCTGGAGGGCCGCCGGATCGGCTGGGCGGCGTCCGGCCGCAACGGCGGCTTCGCGATGGCGACGCTCACCCACGGGATCGCCAACGGGCTGGAGCGCTGGCCCGAGGAGATCTCCACCCTCGAACGCCTGGGGGCCGAGAACCTCGACGAGATCGGCGAGACCGTCGCCCGGTACGACATCGACTGCGGCTACGAACGGACCGGTGAGCTGAACGTGGCCACCGAGCCCTGGCAGCTTGAGGAGATGAACGAGAGCGTCCGGATCGCCCACGAGCTGGGCATCCGCTTCGACGTCCTCGACGCGGACCAGACCCGGGCGGAGGTGAACTCCCCCACCTACATCGGCGGTTTCTGGGAGCGCGACGGCTGCGCGATGGTCGACCCCGCCCGGCTCGCCTGGGGGCTCCGGCAGGCCTGCCTCTCGGTGGGCGTGCGCATCTACGAGCGCACGCCGGTCAGGAACGTCAGGGACACCCAGGCGAACATGGAGCTGCTCACCCCGCACGGCACCGTCAAGGCCGCCAAGGTCGCCCTCGGCACCGGCGTGTTCCAGCCGCTGCTGCGGCGGCTGAGGCACTTCCTGGTGCCGGTCTACGACTACGCGCTGATGACCGAACCGCTCTCGGCCGAGCAGCTGGCCTCCGTCGGCTGGCACAACCGGCAGGGGGTCGGCGACTCGGCCAACCAGTTCCACTACTACCGGCTGACCGCCGACAACCGCATCCTCTGGGGCGGCTACGACGCGGTCTACTACAACGGCGGCAAGATCAAGCCGGAGTACGAGCAGCGCGACGAGACCTTCGTCAAGCTGGCCGGGCACTTCTCCGCCACCTTTCCCCAGCTCTCCGGGCTGCGCTTCACCCACAGGTGGGGCGGCGTCATCGACACCTGCAGCCGGTTCAGCGCCTTCTACGGCCAGTCGCACGGCGGGCGCCTCGCCTACGCCGCCGGTTACACCGGCATGGGCGTCGGCGCCACCCGCTTCGGGGCGAACGTCATGCTCGACCTGCTGGCCGGCGAGCAGACCGAGCGGACCGAGCTGCGGATGGTGAAGGAGAAGCCGCTCCCCTTCCCACCCGAACCGGTCCGCTCGGCCGGGATCCAGATGACCCGCTGGTCGATCGCCCAGGCCGACCTCCACCAGGGCCGCCGCAACCTCTGGCTGCGCACCCTGGACCGGATGGGCCTCGGGTTCGACTCCTAGCGCCCTCCCATGGTGTCCACGGGGTGCCCCGGTCTCGGCCGGGGCACCCCGTGCGGCACGCGGCACCCCTGGCTGTCGCCGCCGGCTGGCAGGATGTCCGGCATGACGAAATCAGACCCGAAGTCGGATCTTCATCGTTACCTGAAGGCCGCCCGCGAATCCCTGGTGTGGAAGCTCGACGGGCTCTCGGAGTACGACATCCGCCGCCCCCTGACGCCCACCGGGACCAATCTCCTCGGGCTGGTCAAACACGTGGCCAGCACCGAATTCGGATATTTCGGGGAAACCTTCGCGAGGCCGTCCGTCGAGCCGCTGCCCTGGTTCGAGGACGGCGCCGAACCCAACGCGGACATGTGGGCAACCGCCGAGGAGTCGCGCGAAGAGATCATCGGGCTGTACCACCGGGCGTGGGCGCACGCGGACGCGACGATCGAGGCGCTCGCGCCGGACGCGATCGGCCGGGTGCCGTGGTGGCCGGAGGACCGGAGCGAGGTGACGCTGCACCTGGTCCTGATCCACATGATCGCCGAGACCAACCGGCACGCCGGGCACGCCGACATCGTCCGGGAACTCGTCGACGGGACCGCCGGGCTGCGTGCGGGCAACGAGAACATGCCGCCGGTCGACCAGGCGTGGTGGGGGGAGTACCGCGACCGGCTGGAGCGCGTGGCGCAGGAGGCCGGCCGGAGCTGAGCCCGCGGTCCGGCCCGGGGTGGCAGCGCAACCGGCGCCCTGTGGGGTGGTCCCGGTCCGCACCGGGACCACCCGCGGCGGGGGAGCGGGGTCCGCGATCAGTCCTTGATGAGGTCGTCGCGTGGACCGCCGTAGACCGGGTTCCGGTCGTAGCGCCTGTCGGTGACGAGCAGGCGGATGACCCCCTTGGCGTTCTCCTGCGCCTCCCAGACGACCCAGTCGTCGCCGACGGGCTCTTCCTGCGTGCGCTCCTCGCCGTACCCCCCGGGGTTTCCCGGCGCGATGGCCATGACCAGGAAGATGACCTTTTTGCCGCGCCTCCTGAGCTCCGGCAGGACCTCGCCGACGGTTTTCTCATCCACGCGGAACCCCTCCAACGAGCGGCCCTTGACGGTCGCCGTCCGGAATTCCTCCTTGATCACTTTCTGTCTGGGCTCGGGCACCGGCACGCAGGGCGCCACCGGGCCCTCCATGAGATAGGTGCTGGTGCTGCTGCCTTCCCCTTTCGCGGGGGCGCTGATGGTCCAGACGAAGGTCTGGCCCGGTCTGAACAGCGTGGTGTCGATCCGCATCTGCCAGCCCCGCCTTTCGCCGGGAATATTTTCCGGCAGGCTGTACAAGCCTCGGGGGATGTCCGTCACGTGCTTGCCGCGCGGTTGGCGGCACACCTGCCCCCAGGGAACGTAGTCGACGATGGCGGGAACATGGAGGTCTTCCAGCCGCTCCTTCAGCCCCAGAGCGTCACGGAAGTCGCGGACCTGGATGGTCACCATCCCGTTGGCGGCCTTGGTGACGGCGTAGGCGGCGCCGGCGCCGCGGCCGTCCCCCAGCAGGCTCGGGCCCACCACCGCACCCGTGGCGAGCACCGCCACGGCGGCCACGGTGGCCAGGCCCAGGGCGAGGCGTCGGGGGCCGTACCGGCGGGCCCGGCGCGGTTCGGCGGCGACCTCGCCGGGTTCCTCGGCTGTGATCGAGGCCAGCAGCGTCCGCGCCCCCGCGTCGGACGGGCGGCCCCCCGGCTTTCCGGGCTCGACCCGGGCCAGCGGTCTCATCGCTTCGATCTCGTCGATGTTCTTCACGACACCCTTTCCGCCGGGGTCAGCCGGCTTTCCACAGTGAGCCGGACGCCCGCCTCGGCGAGCGCACGGGAGAGGCGCCTGCGGGCGCGGTAGAGCCTGATGCGTACGGCGTTGCGCGACAGTCCGAGCGTCGTGGCGATCTCCTCCCGGTCCAGGCCCTCCCAGGCGACCAGCGACAGCAGCTCGCGGTCGTCGTCGGGCAGCGTCCCGAGCGCCTGGGCGATCGCGTCCAGCTCGACCCTGCTGTCGGGGGAGTCTCCGTACAGGTCGGCCAACTCGGCGTCCAGCTCGGCGCTGCGCGCCTGGCGGCGGACCTCGCCGCGGCGGTGGCCGGCCAGCACCTTGCGCGCCACGCCGTACAGCCACAGGGTGGCCTGCCGCCCCGGCGGCATGTCGTCCATCCGCCGCCAGGCGATGGTGAAGGTCTCCGCCACGACGTCCGCCGCATCCTGCGGTGACCCGCAGCGGCGCGCAACGTAGGCGGTGATCTGGCCGTATGTCTCCCGATAGACGGCTTCGAATCTGGCCGGCCGTTCGTCATCCACGGGCGGTTCCCATGGCCGGTCTCCTCTGTCAGTGCGAAATGCGGACACTCCTTACATGCGCCGAGTGCGTCCACCATTTCTCGCATGACCCGACATTTTTCGCGTATTCGGGGCAGCGCGGCCGTCCTCCCGGTCGCTTCCGGGGCGGGAGCCGTACAGACTGGAGAGCGTGACGGAGAGAGTTGAGTTCGACGTCGACGGGGTCAGGCTCGTCGGCGACCTGAGGCTGCCGCCCTCGGCGGGCCCGCACCCGGCGCTGGTCCTCACCGGGCCGTTCACCGGCACCCGGGACCAGGTGACCGGGCTGTACGCGGCCAGGCTGGCCGCGGCCGGATACGCCACGCTGGCCTTCGACCACCGCAACTGGGGCGAGTCGGGCGGGGCACCGCGCGGGCACGAGGATGCCCAGGGCAAGCTGCACGACCTGCGGGCCGCGGTCTCGCTGCTCCGCTCGCGGCCCGAGGTCGACGGCGCCAGGATCGGCGCGGTCGGGATCTGCCTGGGCGCCGGCTACGCGCTCAGGTTCGCCGCGTTCGACCCCCGGGTGAAGGTCTTCGCCGGCATCGCCGGGGCCTACCACAACCCCTACGGCATGCGGGCCGGCATGTCGCCCAGCGGCTACCAGGACGCGCTGGCCTCCTTCGCCGAAGTGCTGGAGCGCCAGGACCGGGGCGGCGAGATCGCGTACCTGCCCGTCGTGGCCGCCGAAGGCGAGGCCGCGATGCCGGGCGACGAGCCGTTCGCCTACTACGGCACCGAGCGCGGCGCCTCGGCGCACTGGCGCAACCAGGTCACCAGGGCCTCCATCCGCGAGCTGATCACGCTGGACAACATGACCGGAGCCGACTTCCTGTCTCCCAAGCCCGCGCTGATCGTGCACGGTGTGGTCGACCGGTTCTGCTCCCCGGAGGGCGCCGAGGAGGCGTACAAGCGGATGGACGACCCCAAGCGGCTCGTCTGGCTGGACGCCAGGCTGCACATCGACCTCTACGACACCGAGCCCCACGTCACCCAGGCCGTCGAGGCCGCCGTGGCGTTCCTCGGCGAGCACCTGTAAGCCGATGTACGTTCTGGGACTGGACATCGGCGGCACCTCCTCGCGCGCCCTCCTCATCGACGCCACGGGGCGGCGGATCGGGCACGGCAAGGCCGCCGGGGGCAATCCGGCGGCCCACGGCACCGAGACGGCCGCCGCCAACATCCGGCAGGCGCTGGAGCCGGCCCTGCGGGGGGTGGATCCCGCCGAGGTCGCCGGGGCCGTCATCGGGATGGCCGGGGTCAAGGCACTCGACCGGCCCGTCTTCGACCGGATGTGGGCCTCGGCCGGGCTGCGCTGCGCCCCCGCCGTGGCAGGCGACCTCGGCATCGCCTTCGCCGCCGGTACGGCGGAGCCGCACGGCACCGTGCTCATCGCGGGCACCGGGGCCGTCGCCGCCCGCATCGAGGACGGAAGCCCGACGGCTATCTCCGACGGGCTGGGCTGGCTGCTCGGGGACCAGGGTTCGGGCTTCTGGCTGGGGCGGGAGGCGGCTCGCGCGGCCGTGCACAGCCTCGGCCGTGGAGAGAGCGACGGACTGCTGACCAGGCTGGTCGCCGGACACGTCCGCGACGAACGGGCCGACCGGCTCCCGGACACCGGCGGAGAGGCGGCCGGGGCACCTCCGGAGAGCGGCGGACCCACCACGACGCCCGCGGGCACCGGGCAGGGCCCCGGAGCGGCATGGCCGCCCGTGGACGGCAGGGCGGAGGCCATCCGGATCGTGGTCCAACTCCAGGGGCGACCTCCACTGGAGCTGGCCAGGCTGGCACCGCTGGTGAGCCGGGCCGCGGAGGAGGGCGACCCCGACGCCTTGAAGATCGTTTCAACGGCGGCCGGGCTGCTCTGCGCGACGGTGGCCGAGGTACGCGCGGAAGGGGAGAACACCCCCGTCGTGCTGGCCGGGAGCGTGCTGACCAGCCAGGGGCCGATCTACGCGGCCGTGCGGGACGGACTGGACGCGCCGACGGTCCTGGCCGGGGACGCGGCCGGGGCGGCGGCCTGGCTGGCCGCGAGAGAGGCGTTCGGCCTGGACCACGAGGCGGCGCGGCGGCTGCACCGGCGGATCCTGCGGGAGGGGTGAGCGCGAGGCCACGAGGCTGCATGGCGGGTCCTGGGGGGAGGGGTGAGCACAGGACCACGAGGCAGCGCGGCTGATCCTGCGGCGGGTGGGCACGGGACCGGCCCTCGAACCGAGCCGGTACCGGCCGCACACGGCGCCTCGGACTCATCGGATAACGGATGATAAAGTAATAGACAAATCAATCAAAGGTGGGGGTCGGGTTTGTCGCGGAAGGTGGTCGGCGCGGTCGCCGCACTTCTGCTGGCCCTTTTCGCCGTCGTCCACGCGCCGCTCCAGGCGCCGGACGGCCGCCACCACGAGCCGGGACTCGCGATCACGCTGGCGGGCGGCGCGGTGCTCCCCCTGGTGCTCCAGCAACAGGTGGACCACGCGCTGCCCCCGCCGGGCGCCGGACCGGCTCAGCCGGGTCCGGGCACCCGGGTCGCCGCCGCCCGTCCCCGGACATCTCCCCTCACGCCCGCCGTACACGACATCTCCGAACCCCGCGCGCCTCCGTCCGGCGATCTCTGACACCTGACACCGGATCGCTCGACGGAGGTTTCCATGTTCCACGAACGTACGTGCACCATGCCCGGATTCTGCCCCGAAAGGGGATACCGTGGCACTGGGTGACGCTCTCATCGCCCTCGGCGGGTCCTTCCTCGCCGCAGGGATCATCGCCAGGCTCGGCACGCGGATAGGGCTGCCGACGATCCCGCTGTTCATGCTCGCGGGCATCCTCTTCGGTCCGCACACCCCCGGCCTCGCCCTGGTCGACAGCCCGGCGGACCTGAAGGTCATCGCCGCGCTCGGCCTGATCTTCCTGCTGTTCTATCTCGGCCTGGAGTTCTCCCTGGACGACCTCGTCGAGGGAGGCAGCCGGCTGGTGCTGGCCGGGGTGGGCTACCTCCTGCTCAACGTCGGAGGCGGCCTGGCCTTCGGGTTCGCCCTCGGCTGGGGGAGCAGGGAGGCGCTGGTCCTGGCGGGAGTGGTCGGCATCTCCTCCTCGGCCATCGTGACCAAGCTGCTCGTCGACCTCGGGCGGCTGGGCAACCCGGAGAGCCGCCTCATCCTCGGCATCATCGTGGTCGAGGACGTCTTCCTCGCGCTCTACCTGGCCGTGCTGCAGCCGGTCCTCAGCGGCGCCGACACCTTCGCCGCCGCCGCGGTCTCCTTCGGCAAGGCGTTCGTCTTCCTGATCGCGCTGACCGCGCTGGCCCGATGGGGGACGCGGCTGGTCAACAAGCTCGTCACGACCAGGGACGACGAGCTGCTCGTGGTGATGTTCACCGGCCTGGCGATCTTCACCGCGGGAGTGGCGGAGGAGCTCGGCGTCTCCGACGCCATCGGTGCCTTCATGGTCGGTCTCATCCTGAGTTCGACCAGAGCCGCGCCGCGCATCCGCCAGCTCGTCCACCCGCTCCGGGACGCCTTCGCCGCGCTGTTCTTCTTCGCGTTCGGCCTGTCCATCGAGCCGGGTGACATGCTCTCGGTGGCCTGGCCCATCGTGATCGCGGTGGCGATCACGGTGCTGCTCAACGTCGTGGCAGGAGCGCTGGCCGCGAAGCTCAACTCCTTCGGCAGGGCGCAGGCGGTCAACATCGCACTCACCGTGCTCTCCCGCGGCGAGTTCGCCCTCGTCCTGGCCACCATGGCACTGGCCGCGGGGCTGGACGGCAGGCTCGCGCCG from Streptosporangium sp. NBC_01756 includes the following:
- a CDS encoding gamma-aminobutyraldehyde dehydrogenase; translation: MTTPVENIESTRLRNYINGEYVDGRSGRFSDVIDPCTGEAYLQAPISGQQDVDAAYAAAAAAFEQWSGLTPGERANLLLKVADAIDARAEELNEAECRNTGKPRARMAEDETPIAADHFRFFAGAARTLEGPTSAEFLADHTSVVRHEPIGVVGQVTPWNYPLMMAVWKIAPALAAGNTIVLKPSDTTPVSTVKLAEIIGGILPKGVFNVVVGDRETGALVVSHPTAQMVAITGSVGAGMAVARSAAEDLKRVHLELGGKAPVVVFDDVKDLRAAADAIATAGLYNAGQDCTAACRVLVHQDVHDEFVAALTEAAAGTVTGDLSNEDALYGPLNNAAQFARVAAFFDRVPGHAKVLTGGHQVGEKGYFFAPTIVDGLQQDDEMVQNEVFGPVITVQTFSDEADAVAKANGVRYGLSSSVWTSDHGRAMRMSKRLDFGVVWVNTHIPFVSEMPHGGFKHSGYGKDLSVFGLHDYLRVKHVMHYIGE
- a CDS encoding ABC transporter ATP-binding protein, which codes for MTEIQAGLEAADAGSDSPTVPAIELGGVVKEYLAHGEVVQAVRGITLTIAEGEFFSLLGPSGCGKTTTMRMIAGFEDPSRGTVWLHGKDVTDVPPNKRDVNMVFQSYALFPHMNVWENVAFGLRRKKIADAEIRRRVGEMLEIVDLTGREKRRPRELSGGQQQRVALARALVNKPRALLLDEPLGALDLKLRQAMQIELKRIQREVGITFVYVTHDQNEALTMSDRIAVMNDGRVEQLASPREIYESPATAFVAGFIGTSNLLNGTVDRIVSGSAVLKLGERGRVLVAGDGFRVAEPIAVTVRPEKITISAEEPTGDVSVVPGVVSEVVYLGLYNSYAVSLADGAEVTVFQQNALDSTSTAERGDAVWLSWQPHHSYAIGS
- a CDS encoding ABC transporter substrate-binding protein; protein product: MHPSHDPAFLRGMTQSRSVTRRDAFRLAGLSAAGLALAACGVQGKKVAAPKADAVADYWSAKKKNGTLRFANWPLYIDKDGKKYPSLEMFTADTGIQVAYQEAIQDNGSFFGKIQPLLAADNDIGFDLMVLTNGLQLSKAIALGYLVPLDHSQLPNFAANAAPKVKNPTWDPNNVHTVPWTVGLTGIAYNPKYVDEVTSIQDLWNPKYKGKVGMMLDTQEVANFGLFSLGIDPDKSTEADWRKAGDKLRQQRDAGLVRKYYENDYVDALVRGDVWITMAWSGDIFQQVAEGKDLRFVVPAEGGTIWTDNMCIPKTAQNPVDALTLMDYVYQPKIATMLVEYINYITPVPATKDLVLADAAKAKGEDRASLEQIAKSPLIFPSAADMAKLRSYRTLTTAEEKVFESIFQPITQG
- a CDS encoding ABC transporter permease, with the translated sequence MKRLAPYLLILPGGLWLAIFLVVPMVFMASVSTQEGDMVNGFVQTFNFSVYGDALALYQTQFLRSAGYGLVATAVSVALAYPMAYWIAFKGGARKSTYLLLVLLPFFVSFVLRTVSWKFLLADDGMILGPLKATGLVPDDFHVLQTTVAVIGGLVYNYLPFMILPIYVALERVDPRVVEAAQDLYAARRQAFTKVVLPLSLPGVFAGVLMTFVPMTADYVNAGILGGPENTMIGNIIQTKYLVNNDYPTAAALSFTLMAAMLVGIFAYAKVLGTENVLEAAAR
- a CDS encoding ABC transporter permease, with amino-acid sequence MSTMTPQKTTAPATRVRGGSRLGDRVLKVYVWLILAWLFLPIAVMIVFGFNDTRSKSNVTWQGFTFKWWGRLGDYPELTLAVQNSLQIAVLSTVITTVLGTLMGLALGRYRFRGQGATNLVMFAAIASPELVMGASLLSLFISGGVQTGFVTVVVAHVLFSLSFVAITVRARVIGLDPSIEEAARDLGASTWVTFWRVTFPMILPGVVAGALLAFALSIDDFVITQFTSGALQTFPLWIWGATRIGVPPQVNIIGTLIFAIGVAIAVFNTVISRRRT
- a CDS encoding NAD(P)/FAD-dependent oxidoreductase, which gives rise to MDPLKALADAERKPYWLDSPAKPEPLPRLPGDTTADLAVVGGGFSGLWAALMAKERDPSLDVVLLEGRRIGWAASGRNGGFAMATLTHGIANGLERWPEEISTLERLGAENLDEIGETVARYDIDCGYERTGELNVATEPWQLEEMNESVRIAHELGIRFDVLDADQTRAEVNSPTYIGGFWERDGCAMVDPARLAWGLRQACLSVGVRIYERTPVRNVRDTQANMELLTPHGTVKAAKVALGTGVFQPLLRRLRHFLVPVYDYALMTEPLSAEQLASVGWHNRQGVGDSANQFHYYRLTADNRILWGGYDAVYYNGGKIKPEYEQRDETFVKLAGHFSATFPQLSGLRFTHRWGGVIDTCSRFSAFYGQSHGGRLAYAAGYTGMGVGATRFGANVMLDLLAGEQTERTELRMVKEKPLPFPPEPVRSAGIQMTRWSIAQADLHQGRRNLWLRTLDRMGLGFDS
- a CDS encoding DinB family protein encodes the protein MTKSDPKSDLHRYLKAARESLVWKLDGLSEYDIRRPLTPTGTNLLGLVKHVASTEFGYFGETFARPSVEPLPWFEDGAEPNADMWATAEESREEIIGLYHRAWAHADATIEALAPDAIGRVPWWPEDRSEVTLHLVLIHMIAETNRHAGHADIVRELVDGTAGLRAGNENMPPVDQAWWGEYRDRLERVAQEAGRS